One Fusobacterium ulcerans DNA segment encodes these proteins:
- a CDS encoding pyridoxal phosphate-dependent aminotransferase — protein sequence MNISTRALDMNFSPIRKLIPLADEASKKGIKVYKLNIGQPNIVTPDSFFEGLHSYKEKIVTYSDSRGIPQLIESFVKSYKASGINLEKEDILITQGGSEAILFTLMSICNEGDEVLVPEPFYSNYSSFSIFSGAKVKPISTTIENNFHLPPREEIEALITPTTRAIMFSNPVNPTGTIYTEEEIKMIGEIAKKYDLYIIADEVYRQFVYDDTPYTSIMQLEDLKDRVVLVDSISKHYSACGARIGLIASKNHDLMNYILKFCQARLCVSTIEQHAAANLINTMDNYLEDVKLKYKSRRDLIYGYLSRIPGVVCSKPEGAFYIFAKLPVDNAEKFAKWLLTDYSYENKTLLIAPGPGFYKTEGKGEQEVRLSFCTNVDDIENAMIVLKRALEEYNKDK from the coding sequence ATGAATATATCAACAAGAGCTTTAGACATGAATTTTTCACCAATAAGAAAGTTGATTCCCCTTGCGGATGAAGCGTCTAAAAAAGGAATTAAAGTATATAAGCTTAACATTGGGCAGCCTAATATAGTTACTCCTGATTCTTTCTTTGAAGGGCTTCATAGCTACAAGGAAAAAATCGTTACTTATTCTGATTCCAGGGGAATCCCTCAGCTTATCGAAAGTTTTGTAAAAAGTTACAAAGCTAGTGGTATCAATCTTGAGAAAGAAGACATTCTTATCACTCAAGGTGGAAGTGAAGCTATCCTTTTTACACTTATGTCAATTTGTAATGAAGGAGATGAAGTTTTAGTTCCTGAACCTTTTTATTCAAATTACTCAAGTTTCTCTATTTTTTCAGGAGCAAAGGTAAAACCTATTTCTACTACAATAGAAAACAACTTTCATTTGCCTCCAAGAGAAGAAATCGAAGCATTGATTACTCCTACTACAAGAGCTATAATGTTTTCTAATCCTGTAAATCCTACTGGAACTATATATACTGAAGAAGAAATAAAAATGATTGGAGAAATAGCTAAGAAATATGATTTATATATCATAGCTGATGAAGTTTACAGGCAATTTGTATATGATGATACTCCATATACTTCTATTATGCAGCTTGAAGATCTTAAAGACAGAGTGGTATTAGTAGACAGTATCTCTAAGCACTACAGTGCTTGTGGAGCTAGAATAGGACTTATTGCAAGTAAAAATCACGATCTTATGAATTATATCCTGAAGTTCTGTCAGGCAAGACTTTGTGTTTCTACTATAGAGCAGCATGCAGCTGCTAATCTGATAAATACTATGGATAATTATTTAGAAGATGTTAAATTAAAGTATAAGAGCAGAAGAGACCTTATCTATGGTTATCTTTCTAGAATACCTGGTGTTGTCTGTTCTAAACCTGAGGGAGCTTTCTATATCTTTGCAAAACTTCCAGTAGACAATGCTGAAAAATTTGCTAAATGGCTTCTTACAGATTATTCTTATGAAAACAAAACTCTTCTTATAGCTCCCGGACCTGGATTCTATAAGACAGAAGGTAAAGGAGAGCAGGAAGTAAGACTATCTTTCTGTACTAATGTTGATGATATTGAAAATGCTATGATAGTTTTAAAAAGAGCTCTTGAAGAGTATAATAAAGATAAATAA
- a CDS encoding dicarboxylate/amino acid:cation symporter → MGKIKDSLILKLILGVGIGLVVGLYCNETVIGVIQSIKFILGQLISFTVPLIILGFIAPAITKMKSNASKMLGLMLMLAYFSSVGAALFSMVAGFILIPKMHIVPNVEGLKHLPELIFKVEIPPPFTVMTALVLALFLGLAVVWTQSENFERLLDEFNNIMLKIVYMIIIPILPFFIASTFATLAYEGGITKQLPVFLKVVIIVLIGHFIWLTVLYSIGGAVSGKNPFNLLKFYGPAYLTAVGTMSSAATLPVALSCAKKSGALDEDIADFAIPLGATVHLCGSVLTEVFFVMTVSQVLYGHLPAFGTMVLFIVLLGIFAVGAPGVPGGTVMASLGIIISVLGFDENGVALMLTIFALQDSFGTACNVVGDGALALILNGVFKKEKQKA, encoded by the coding sequence ATGGGAAAAATCAAAGATAGTCTGATTTTAAAACTGATCCTTGGAGTAGGGATCGGATTAGTAGTTGGATTATACTGCAACGAAACTGTCATTGGTGTGATTCAATCTATCAAATTTATTCTTGGACAGTTAATATCATTTACTGTTCCACTAATCATTTTAGGATTTATAGCTCCAGCTATAACTAAAATGAAATCTAATGCCAGCAAAATGCTTGGACTTATGCTTATGCTTGCATACTTTTCATCTGTAGGAGCTGCATTGTTCTCAATGGTAGCAGGATTTATCCTTATACCTAAAATGCACATAGTTCCAAATGTAGAAGGTTTAAAACATCTTCCTGAACTTATTTTCAAAGTGGAGATTCCACCTCCATTCACAGTTATGACTGCTTTAGTTCTAGCTCTTTTCTTAGGTCTTGCTGTTGTTTGGACACAATCTGAAAACTTTGAAAGACTTTTAGACGAGTTTAATAATATTATGCTTAAAATAGTTTATATGATTATTATACCTATACTTCCATTCTTTATTGCTTCTACTTTTGCTACACTTGCATATGAAGGTGGAATTACTAAACAGCTTCCAGTTTTCTTAAAAGTAGTTATAATAGTTCTTATCGGACATTTTATCTGGCTTACAGTTCTTTACTCTATTGGAGGAGCTGTTTCTGGAAAAAATCCATTCAATCTTTTAAAATTCTATGGACCAGCTTATTTAACAGCAGTAGGAACTATGTCTTCAGCTGCTACACTTCCAGTAGCATTGAGCTGTGCTAAAAAATCTGGTGCTTTAGATGAAGATATAGCTGACTTTGCTATTCCTTTGGGAGCTACTGTTCATCTATGCGGTTCTGTTCTTACAGAAGTATTCTTTGTTATGACAGTTTCTCAAGTACTGTATGGACATCTTCCAGCATTTGGAACAATGGTTCTGTTCATAGTTCTTTTAGGAATCTTTGCTGTAGGAGCGCCTGGAGTTCCTGGTGGAACTGTTATGGCTTCTCTTGGTATCATCATCTCTGTATTAGGATTTGATGAAAATGGAGTTGCTTTAATGCTTACTATATTTGCTCTTCAAGATAGTTTCGGTACTGCTTGTAATGTTGTTGGAGATGGAGCACTTGCTCTTATCCTAAATGGAGTATTTAAAAAAGAAAAGCAAAAAGCTTAG